TAATGGTGTGCCTCCATCTCTGATTGGTTTACCTCCCAGGGGCAGTTTCCGTAGTGTAGTGGTTATCACGTTCGCCTAACACGCGAAAGGTCCCCGGTTCGAAACCGGGCGGAAACATTTATATTATTAAGCAATTTGTGTCTTGCTTATCTGACCTTCCACACTGGAGAATAATTTTGTCATTGAGGAAAAATGTTCTGAATTCTTATGGTGTGCCGCCATCACTGGATGTTTGCTGTTTCGTAACTGAAGTTTCCGTAGTGTAGTGGTTATCACGTTCGCCTAACACGCGAAAGGTCCCCGGTTCGAAACCGGGCGGAAACAGATTATAAACTTTTAGTTTCCATAGTGTAGCGGTTGTCACGTTCGCATCAATCCAGGTGGAAACACCAGCTTTCTGAATCATTTCTGATCTTACTTATACGACCTGCCAAACTGGAGGATTAGTAGGACAGTGTGGATAGTGGGCAGCGTTTGCCATCATGATGCCATCATGTCGACACCAGCAGTTTCCGTAGTGTAGTGGTTATCACGTTCGCCTCACACGCGAAAGGTCCCCGGTTCGAAACCGGGCGGAAACACTTGCTTTTCGAGCCATTTCAGACCATGATCATGCAACCTGCCCCACTTAAATATTAGGTCGGCTACGTCCGGATAGGCACAATGAACACAAGTACACTAATGTACCCAGTCACATACTCAGCATAATCCTGCATGCTGACTCCTTTCGGATCTGCCTTAGGGCACAGTCAATATATGTGCAAAATTTGGCAGAAAGACAATACGGAAACATAATGATTCAGCTCACAAGGAGTTTCCGTAGTGTAGTGGTTATCACGTTCGCCTAACACGCGAAAGGTCCCCGGTTCGAAACCGGGCGGAAACAATATTAAATTTATTATTACTTATAACTATATGAAACTTACCTACGCGGTCGTCATTTCGCGCTTCGTACGCGTCGTACTAATGCTCACTGGGCAAACTCCCCGTTACTGTTAGTGTGCGAGAAGTcagcatagactgtataagacagtCAGAAGTAGCCTGTGAAAGCGGGATTTCCGATGGGTCCCTGAACGCGGCCCGTAGGGGGGAGTTTACAtgtgttgttgctttgtggCAGCGTGTTGCAGCGGTGCGGCTCCTCAGGAGGAGCAGCGTCCTCTAAAACGGCTCGAACACCCACTTCACCAGCCTCTTCAGCCGCCGGGGTGACCGGTCACTGCGCCAGTCTCTGGTAAGTTCCCGTGCTTTCCCCCTCGGCTCGTATTCCTCCCTCCGGTTAGGGCTGTGCTAACCTGATGTTAGCTTTTATTTGAGGGGCTAATGTTTGCGTCAGCAGcgatttctttgttttatagctTCGTTAACAGGtcaagatgtttgtttttaacagaaaactttattattaACCGTTAAGCTGTTTCACGCACTGTCCCGGACGATGTCACCGTACGAGGAGCGTCTCTGGCTTTGAATCAGAAGTGCTGTTTGCATGTAGCGGCCATTAGTGGTGAATTCAAACGTATAGCAGGGCAGTTCAGACTAATGCTGCGTTCAGGTCCCGTTGGTAAAAACGACACGGCTTATAGTTAAATTAAGTACTTACAAAACATAGTTTTACGTATATTTAAGAAATGAATcaatttctttttatctgtttgATGAAAGAATCATAAACATGTCAAAAGCCATACTGTCCCTGCTTCTTCTTAAGAACAACAGTGAATGAGGGCTGGTGGAGTCTTTAACTGAAGCCTCAGTCACATGGATTCATTCTGACTGTTTGTACCATTTTCATCACTCAGGTTAAATCCAGATAAAATTCTCAAACTTTCTCAGATGTGAATCTGTTCTCATTCTTCTAGATCTTCTCTGACAGGCTCTTTGCTGCTCAGTAAACAACATTAACTATATTTGACTGGCCTCTAGTGGTGAGGGGTGTGTACTACTTTACTTTGCCTCAattcagcagcttcagctctGTTAATATTTATGGTACAATTTAATGTGTTGAGCCCTgattttcaacttttttcacagtttggttTTACATATTGAAATAACAGGGTTTGAAAACTTGGATATTGTGAAAATGGAGTCAAGTGGAAAATATTTGTGGGGCTGAGGTTGAAATGGTGGATGTTCTTTATTATGGCAGTAATGTATCACTTTGTTAACAGGTCCATAGCAAGAGTGTAAATTTACTGAAATATTCCAGGTTTTTGGGATTtcaaagctgctgctctgttacTCAAActctgtgttgtgtctctgttcaTAGGCTGAGATGTCGCAgtgatgcagcagcagaagataaAGGCTACAGCTGCTATAAAAGATCACTGGGTTTTCTCTCCAAAGAAGTGGACTGGGAGACTCTTTGGATCCAGTTCCTGAGATATTGTTCAGGAAACTACGTGAGTACAAGCTCAGTCTGATTCACCTGCCATCTCAGGACACTCCACATGTTGACAGGGaaatttttttggtttgttctgcAGAAGTGTCAACTGAATCTCGTCTGCCAGGACTCTCAGCAACTGCTTTGGTGATTGGATGTCAGCATGGACAACATTGATGACTCCTACATTTGGCAGCGCCGTATCCACCATGGGATTAGGTATCAGAAAGTCGCCGTCCCTTTCCCAGAGTCGGTTGAAGTCGGTTTGGAGTTCAACGCGGCAttagaaaggaaagaaaagttaGATCAGCGCCTGCTGACAAACGCTGTGATGCTGGAGCTTTGTGACTTTGCCAAAACTGTAACTAAGTCTGAGAAGTATTTCCTGTTCGAAATGCTAGATTTCAACTTTGACCTCGGTGTGGACGTGGACAATGACATGATGTACTATGAATATGTGACGCGTGttcacaataaaataaagcagcTGAAAGAACAAATCAAGATGAAACCTCGCAGATGGAAAGAAGCCTTTCCGCTACCAGATCGAAACATTATGGCGTCCGTGTGTTCAGAGGAGCCCGGGCGGTATTACcccaaaagaaacaaaatcgcAGATAGTTCAGTTCTCACCAATGGAAGCAAGAGCAGCCACTCCTCAGAAAATCAGACGCCTGAGATTAACGGGGCAGCACGTAGCAAGTTCACTATAAAGAAAAGAGGAGTCCGGCTCAAACGAACAGATGATGTTTACCCTTTCTGTAGAGAGCTGGGTGTGACTCTGACTGTTCGACCCAATGAAGCACCCAAACAGAAACTAGACCCGAATCTGGTGACCAACGGTGTGATGCTGGAGCTGCTTGATTTTTCCGGACTGCTTTGtggaacacacactcagatagtTCATGCCTTGGTCAAGCAAAATTTTGGTCATGAGCTGGACAAACTGCAGTTCCGCATGCAGTTAAATAAGCTGATGGAGAGGAAATACACCTGCCTATCAGCCGAGGACAGAGACGCTTTCCGTAAAGAGCCTTATAAATTCCAGACAAAGAAACGggaacagaaatgtaaaaagagacaaaacccTGACACAGATAACCAAGAACTAGAAAAGCAAACTGTGGTTAGTAAGAGAAGGGAAACGCTGAGACACAGGGACAGTGACGCCCAAGGAATCTGTCCGGATAGTGACCTGTCGTACATGTGTCCAATTGATTTTGAGACAGAGATGCAGTCAGCTGCTGAGTTCAGACCAGAAAAAATTAAGGTTGAAAGTGGTTTGTCAGGAACAGCTGTAGAAAGAAAGCTGGCAGTGGCACTGGATGTAaagcaagaagaagaggaagtctTTGTCTCGCCACCTCAGACCAACGGCCTCAACTCTTCGATGTTTAACTTTCATCCAAAGGATGAAGCTGTTTCAGATCTGTTTTCTGAAGACAGGGACGAGAACAGAAacgtaaaaacactgaaacagaggCTGTGGATGAGGCGTGCTGCTCGCTCAAAACAAATCCTGAAGTCCagcagagttaatgacatgtttGCCCACTGCAGAGAGATAGGCTTAGACTTTAACGTCAGTTCAGGCAACAAACAGAACTTGGATCTACAGCTGCTCACCAACTGGGTGTTGTGGGAGGTTTTAAAATTTGCAACTGCCATGAGAAAGAGCTTACAAAGTTTCTTATTTGCCATTTTGGACAACAACTTCAACCTTTGCTTTCAAGACGAACTGCATCAAcgtaattttatattttacatccTAACAAAAGAAAGGATTCTTCAGAACCACCCTGCTAGACAGAAAGGTGAGTTTCTCAGCAGACCCTTTCAGTTCCCAGAAATTTACAACACAGCTGATGTGACCAgcttttgtcaaactgaacagGAGCttgaaacagagcagcagacaaACTGGGATTCTTCATTATCAGCTCTAAGCCGGCAGACAGATGTGGAGCTTCACCCGTTCTGTAAAAAGTTGGGTCTCGATCTTTGGTCGACAGAGGGACATCTGGCCAGCCAGAAGCTTGATTTGACCGTCCTGACCACAGGCGCCATGCTGGAAATATTAGGCTTTGTCAGAGAGCTGTGCGGAGCGGTCCGTGACACGGTTAACGACGTCCTCGAGCACAATTTCGACCTTGATTTGCAAAGTGGTGCAACCAAGGCCTCACAGGTGATCCAAAGATGGTACGTGACGCAGAAAAGCTTGATGAAAAAGCAAACCATGTCATCAAAGAGAATCAGGTGGTTGAACAAGGTTGTCCCACTGTACGATCAGTCACTACTCGGCCCACAGCCACCAACCAGCAACGGTCTGGAGGATCTGGATTCAGAGGACTTAAATCTGGGCACAGGAAGGAGGGCTTTTAATCAAAATGTGCAACAggtgaaaaaagtcaacacCTATCACATCTGCAAGGAAATAGGATTGGACCTTGACGTGGGCTCAAAATCAGAAGCCAAAACTAAACTGGATTTACGAGTCCTGACGAGGGGAGTCCTCTTTGAGATGCACCAGTACGTAGAACAAAACTGCAGTCGTTACGTTCCTGCCCTGTACGACATTCTGGATTACAATTTTGATTTGAGCTCTCAGAGTCATCGGAAGGTGGAGTTTGCCTGGTCCATAGCCTCTCAGGTGATAGCCATGGTGGGAAAAGATGGGAGGAAGGGAGATTATCTGAACGCAGTGTTTGAGTTGCCCATGGAGGTCTCCGAGTCCTCAGAGATGGTCTGCAAAGAGGAGCCAGAGGACGGCTTCTGCGAGTCGGagcttgatgatgatgatgacatcgTGTTTGTCCGAAAACTGAAGCCTGTTGACATTGAGGTGGAGGTAGAATAGATAGAATAGATAGAGTCATCGTGATCGTAGTGACCGTAACAAgcagtttttcattatttttgacatttgagaGACTAAGGATTAACTGAAAGAAATGATGTGCAGATTAATCTGTAATGATATTATTTGTGAGCCGCAGCCTTAATTTGATGAatcgtgtgtgttttttgtccaACCAGGATTCTGAGACCTAAGGACTGAAAGaacaacatgaaacaacaacaacaaaaaacaaatccgATTTGAGAATCTGCTTTTGGTCCACATCTGTAGATGTGTCTTTGTTCTGTTGATGAAGCAGCTGATTTGGGGTAATTCTGTGGCTCATACATTAATTTATTTGAGTGGCTTCAGCAGTTTAACCACCATCATTTCCAGTGCAATCCAACACACGTGTGAGGATGTTTCTCTGCCTttgatgtagtttttttttttgtttttattcttttgttgaggggacttttttttgttctgcaaCAGCGAAACTGCAAATGAAAGTGTtgctacttaaaaaaaaataaaatcaatcataaaaataaaacatctgtttcagattatttttatttcagtttgctgTTAGAGCAGAGTGGGGGATTATTTTCTGTCCACATATTAGAGTCTGATGCGTAGTGTTTAATCAAATATgcaaaactatttaaaacaaaGCTATTTTAGTCACACAGCACTCAACAGTCCGCTGACCGGCTCCGTGTGGTCACGTGTTAGACCTCACCTGTCCTCGTTAGTATAGTGGTCAGTATCTCCGCCTGTCACGCGGAAGACCGGGGTTCGATTCCCCGACGGGGAGTTcggtttgttttctgtggttgaAACGGCAGTTTAGGCCACACACAGGAAAGATTCAGATCCAGAGATTCTTATTATAGACTGCACACGCCTGTACCTAACAGTACTTGAGTAATAGTACTTAGTTGCTTTCAACCACTGCCGATGAAACTAACTTCACACTTTTTATCGCGCGGAAAAGTGCGTCACATTCGTACAATTAAGGCGCGTGAGAATTTAACACGCAAAATTTCAGACATAACTACGTGAACAGGAAACAACAATAACCGTGACTCCCCGTCGGGGAATCGAACCCCGGTCTTCCGCGTGACAGGCGGAGATACTGACCACTATACTAACGAGGACAGGTACGAAGCAGCATCTGACCACATCCAGCCAATCAGTTAAAAGTCATTGTGAAATTCCTGTCCCTTAGGTCAgtattgggggggggggggggggtagaaaCATCCAGAGAGCCTTTGTATTGTCCCCCCGGCAACCCCCCCTCTATTTACATGAAATGGTTCGGTCCTGCCCACAAAAATAGGCGCGAAATGGGCGCGAACGGTTCTTGCTAGCGGGGAGGAGCGATCGTGTCCGAGCTTCCTGAAGAAAAACCTGGAtccagaaataaaagaaagacaggagaaataaaagaaagagcGACAGTTTGTCACCCAGTTTTTCACAAAAACAGGTGGGTGTAGACCGTGAGTGGCGGAGATTTACCTGTTAGCTTAGTCCGTAGTGAAATAGGCCAGTTTAGCTCCCGGAACATCACTCATTGATAATCCTCACATTTCGCTCCTCTTTTAGCCACGTTtaataaatgcacacagactTATAGCAAAGCTATTCATTCTATATTCGTCCCTGGTTCTGCCTGGTGTCAGGTCCAACAGATGCAGCTCCGGGCTCAGCGGCTCCGTCTCCGTCTCCTCATCCCCAGACCGCTATCAAAGAACCAGACCTACTCTCCGTTGAAGAAGGAGGTGAGCAGCGTTGAGTTCAATGACAGCTCAGTCGGTATAGCTGCTAtgggaatttctttttttcttttttttttttctaattagtgtgccaaacagaaaatgtttaaatcCTTTTTCTTGATAAGAATTCAAACACTAATTATTTTTCCATGTGATGACCATTATGTGAAATATGAAAGAGGCGCTGAAATGACACACTTGAAACATGACAATGAgatcttaatctgaaaaataacttttaactACTGCAGAAATGCAGTGAAGAAAGAGTACAACATCTGTCTCTGAAACAAATTAAACTTGAGATAGTCGAGGCTGCAGGGGGGTGTCATGATAAAGGCAGACTTTTTCGGTAGCTTGTTATAATTAATTACATAAGTAATAGTGTACATTTAAACAGTTATAAGTTGATGGAGTCAATTagcattttaatcatttaattcaaacacagagaaaaaaataattaaacaacCATTAGCTGAGCCAATTGATAATTGCATGAATTTTTAAACAGATTAATACGTTTTTAATAAGGCTTTTAAATTTTTGGTTATTTCCCCCCCATGATCCTCTCTGCCACAGCTCATCTGTGTCATGCAGGCTGCAGCTGAAGTGATTTAAAACTAATGTTGTgcaaacatttgtttaaatcTGCAAGACTTctcaaaaatatcaaatatgtCAGACTGAATTTGGGACCATTGTGTGTTAAATGATGCAAAGGACATCTGCAAGGTTTCTAGTTGGCAAAGTAAATGTGGTGAAGTAAAGTTATGATGTAGCACACAAGTGAAATACTCCagtaaagtacagtatttgagtaaatgtatttaattattTGTCACCTCTGAGAATTGAGAATGAATGTGAATACTCACTTGTTATGACAAATCTACataactgaaaatgtcaaatatttataATTGAAAGGTTATGAGGGTTGGTTTTAACATTTTGCATGTGAGTATCTACACaatgataaatgtgtttaaGAACCGTACAGACCTTTAGAGAAAGAAGTGTAGTTCTTTTGGGTTAGAAAGGCAAAGTACAGGCGTTACAATAGTGCCAAACTAACGGAGAAATCCTCTAAGCGTGAAATTGACATGAAACTGCAATTTTTCAGTaatgtttttatgaaattatccgtttctgttcagtctgagtAACTGATAGACACCAGGAGATGGCGTCAGAGTCCACGGCTCCAATAAAGTGGTGAACCAGTACTGTGCTGTACAGATACTTTTACTTAAAGATTTTCGTCTCTATTTTTACAACTAATTCTTCAGTTATTATAATTATGATTATTCTTTTTGGTGTATCCCATTTTACCTTTCCCTGAGTCTGTGTTCACACCCAGCTGTGGATGTGAGACAGTATTCAGTGATGCTGCCTGTGTTTCCAGTTGTAacgctgtttgtttgtctgtgatggatcttgtgttttctcacagtttaTTACAAACCTTAAAGGAGTTTATTCCTCCTGCATCACtgcctgtttccctctgtttttttctttctgtccctgGTGCTCCTCCAGCCGGGCTTGAATTCAGTGTGTTTTACAGGCGGGATGTTAAATTCAGTGGAGCTACTGAAGCCTCCAAACACAGGGGAATCTATTAAAGAGAAGTCAAATCACAGTAAATacctatctctctctgtctccctacTCACCATGAGTCAGCCCACTCAGACTGGCAGAGTGCTGCCCTTGTTATCCCTCTTCACGCTgtagtttcacacacacaggcgaaAGTGACAAAGTTTGGCAGGAAGAAATGGAGAGGAGCTGCAGCGAGGCAGAAACCCACAGCAAAGAAGCAGTGAAATACAGTCAGGGAATTCATCATGGGAAAACAATCAACGATGGTGGCGCACCATGAAAGTCGAAAACTCCTTCCACAATGTCGGCTTATATACAGACAATTTAACTATGCAGAGAATCTGAAGTG
This genomic stretch from Toxotes jaculatrix isolate fToxJac2 chromosome 12, fToxJac2.pri, whole genome shotgun sequence harbors:
- the LOC121190572 gene encoding uncharacterized protein LOC121190572; translated protein: MDNIDDSYIWQRRIHHGIRYQKVAVPFPESVEVGLEFNAALERKEKLDQRLLTNAVMLELCDFAKTVTKSEKYFLFEMLDFNFDLGVDVDNDMMYYEYVTRVHNKIKQLKEQIKMKPRRWKEAFPLPDRNIMASVCSEEPGRYYPKRNKIADSSVLTNGSKSSHSSENQTPEINGAARSKFTIKKRGVRLKRTDDVYPFCRELGVTLTVRPNEAPKQKLDPNLVTNGVMLELLDFSGLLCGTHTQIVHALVKQNFGHELDKLQFRMQLNKLMERKYTCLSAEDRDAFRKEPYKFQTKKREQKCKKRQNPDTDNQELEKQTVVSKRRETLRHRDSDAQGICPDSDLSYMCPIDFETEMQSAAEFRPEKIKVESGLSGTAVERKLAVALDVKQEEEEVFVSPPQTNGLNSSMFNFHPKDEAVSDLFSEDRDENRNVKTLKQRLWMRRAARSKQILKSSRVNDMFAHCREIGLDFNVSSGNKQNLDLQLLTNWVLWEVLKFATAMRKSLQSFLFAILDNNFNLCFQDELHQRNFIFYILTKERILQNHPARQKGEFLSRPFQFPEIYNTADVTSFCQTEQELETEQQTNWDSSLSALSRQTDVELHPFCKKLGLDLWSTEGHLASQKLDLTVLTTGAMLEILGFVRELCGAVRDTVNDVLEHNFDLDLQSGATKASQVIQRWYVTQKSLMKKQTMSSKRIRWLNKVVPLYDQSLLGPQPPTSNGLEDLDSEDLNLGTGRRAFNQNVQQVKKVNTYHICKEIGLDLDVGSKSEAKTKLDLRVLTRGVLFEMHQYVEQNCSRYVPALYDILDYNFDLSSQSHRKVEFAWSIASQVIAMVGKDGRKGDYLNAVFELPMEVSESSEMVCKEEPEDGFCESELDDDDDIVFVRKLKPVDIEVEVE